One genomic segment of Ipomoea triloba cultivar NCNSP0323 chromosome 9, ASM357664v1 includes these proteins:
- the LOC116029241 gene encoding LAG1 longevity assurance homolog 2-like — protein sequence MDSIWSEDAVPRASHFAVAVYFAFAFFAARFLLDRFVFRRLAIWLLGYGATHNMNEAKKGKIGKFTESMWKLAYYATVEYCALKATYHQPWFYDTKQYFRGWPNQELQPSIILIYMCQCGFYVYSIVALLVWETRRKDFAVMMSHHIVTVILISYSYITRFFRIGSVILALHDASDILLEAAKLNKYSKKEFGASLCFGLFAISWLVLRLVFFPFWVIKSSSVYILEVLRMSDSYHKSLYYVFNTMLLTLLVFHIYWWFLICSMICKQLKNKGKVGEDVRSDSEDED from the exons TCGATTTGGTCTGAAGATGCCGTCCCCAGGGCTTCGCATTTCGCCGTCGCGGTTTACTTCGCCTTCGCTTTCTTCGCCGCCAGGTTCTTGCTCGACAGATTCGTCTTCCGT AGGCTTGCCATCTGGTTGCTGGGATATGGAGCTACGCACAACATGAATGAGgctaaaaaagggaaaattggaAAATTCACTGAATCTATGTGGAAACTTGCATATTATGCCACTGTTGAGTATTGTGCCCTAAAAGCCACCTATCATCAGCCATGGTTTTATGATACTAAGCAGTACTTCAGAGGCTGGCCAAATCAAGAGCTACA GCCTTCCATAATTCTTATATACATGTGCCAATGTGGGTTCTATGTCTATAGCATCGTTGCCCTCCTTGTGTGGGAAACTCGAAGGAAAGATTTTGCAGTAATGATGTCTCATCATATAGTCACTGTCATACTGATTTCATACTCATACATTACAAG GTTTTTCCGAATTGGGTCAGTAATTCTAGCTCTGCATGATGCAAGTGATATCCTTCTGGAAGCTGCTAAACTCAATAAGTACTCTAAGAAGGAGTTTGGAGCTAGCCTATGCTTTGGATTGTTTGCAATTTCATGGCTTGTTCTACGACTAGTTTTTTTCCCATTCTGGGTCATAAAGTCTTCAAG CGTTTATATCCTTGAGGTGTTGAGGATGTCAGACAGCTATCATAAGTCATTATACTATGTCTTCAATACCATGCTGTTGACGCTGCTGGTGTTTCACATATATTGGTGGTTTCTTATATGCTCAATGATCTGTaaacaattgaaaaataaaggaaaagttGGGGAAGACGTACGATCTG ATTCAGAGGATGAGGACTAG